Below is a window of Vulpes vulpes isolate BD-2025 chromosome 14, VulVul3, whole genome shotgun sequence DNA.
actttatataaatatattcatgctTTACTCCAGAGTATTCGTGATGTtcatctactttcttttcttttttttttaagattttatttcagagagggagggagagggggagagcatgagcacaggcaagtagagggaggggcagagggagcaggataagcagactccccctcctgtacagggagcccactgcagggctcaatcccaggaccctgagatcatggcctgaaactaagtcagacacttaactgactgaaccacccaatgATATTCCTCTACTTTCTGATTAgctatttccttcatttttaccaCTGTACCGAATTCTATTCCtcgaatatatatgaatatataatggtagaattaaattaatatttgttttccattttttgctATTATAGTGCTGCTAGGAGCATTCTTGTACATACTTCCTAAAGAACGTGTTCAGTAGTTTTCCCGAGACATTGTATCAGGGCTCtggaaggaaaaattatattttgagatgagttttttaatttatttttatttttttttaatttttgatagtcacagagagagagagagagagaggcagagacataggcagagggagaagcaggctccatgaaccgggagcccaatgtgggattcgatcccgggtctccaggatcgcgccctgggccaaaggcaggcgctaaaccgctgcgccacctagggatccctagatgagtttttttaaaaggccatttACAAAGGTGTGAGAAAACCACAAGAGATACTGCAGCACCCCAAAACTAATAAGAGCAATGCTCTGTCGCTACCCCTAAGCTGAAGGGGTGAGGGAAGGAAAGGATTATCAGAACCTGAAGAGAGGAGGCACCTGGCTGTGTCGGGTagaagagcgtgtgactcttgatctcagggttgtgagttggagcctgACATTGGATgcaaagattatttaaataaataaaactaaaaaaaaaaaaaaaaaaaaaaaaaaaaaaaaaaagggatccctgggtggcgcagcggtttggcgcctgcctttggcccagggcgcgatcctggagacctgggatcgaatcccacgtcgggctcccggtgcatggagcctgcttctccctctgcctgtgtctctgactctctctctctctatcataaataaataaatagaaaacaaacaaacaaacaaaaaaaaaacaaaccagaggaGAGAGTAGAGAACAGGTCCCACTGAAGGGACCTAACCAGCTCTAGATGATCATATAAAAAGGTACATGTGGGAATAAAATACCCAACTTCATCTTCTTTTCTCCCTGAAATCTGTAGGTTTCCCACTGTCACAGCCCCTTACTGGACATAAAGCTGAGTCAAGGGTCAAGAGTAAATCTGGAAAACAAATGGAAGATAACCAGCAAAGGAGTTTATTTAagagtgcaattgttgggttgtTAAATGTACACATCTTCAAACATACTGAAGAAGagcaaactgttttctaaagtgattGTTTTCAAAGTTGAGTTCACATTGTTCCATATCATCACCAAAATTTAAtaactttggatttttttcatttttatgaatctGGTAGGGATGTAATGATAcctctttgtggttttatttttcgTTTCCCCATGACTAATATAGCTGAGAATGTTTTCATGTTTCCCAGCAGTCTGGATTTCTTTTTACGTAAAGTGACACTTAAAGTCATTTGTCCAAATTTCTACtggctatttgtctttttcttactaatATATAGGAGTCATTTATATCTTCTAGGTTATACATTCTGGATACCAgttttgggcaagttacttatgTCACAAATATGTTCTCCCAGGTGGTTCCCTGTATTTTCACCTTTTGAGTAGGTAAGATCATAGATGCTTGTTCTTTGTAGTTTTGCTGTACTTCCTAAAAATACCCCAGAGCAAAATCATAATACAAAATATGTGAGTTGGGGCAAgcctgttgggacccctctcacttctgagagctttctctgtatcctcacttaataaaaCTCTATTGGTTTACTCACCaaaaataacagtaacaaaaacaaaagtagatGAGTTGGATATATTAGattaaacagaaaagaatatggaGAGAATTCTGGGCAAAGAGGatcaaagagaaagaatcagaagtaGGAAAAGAGCAGAAAAGTAAGGAAACCATTTTTACTGGTTAAAAGATCAATTAAACAcatccacttttattttaaattattattaaacattacTAAATAACATTCAATTAAATGAATcatctaaatgaaaataatttcccatTTACTCTAAAGTTGAAAACgcaataaaaataaacctgagGCAAGACAGGAACAACTAAATATGATGCTGTTAACTTTTCAATGCATTAAATCAGTACTTCACTGAACTTGATTTTGTAGACTTTAGATACACAAATCACACAAGACCCACAGCTCTACAACTCTGAATTCACCATAGCATATGATAATATTAGGCCTAAGACTGGGCATGCTAATAAATATTAAACCTAATTTTAAACAATCTAGGAATTTCAAGTCAAGTTACCACTTTGGCCAAAGGCTGTGTAAGATCCTAATTTAACCTATTCCTAAAATACTATGTCTTCATAAATTTAGGTAATGagctataaaatatgaaaagtaggaaaagaaaaaacaaaaatataagagacgaaaaattcagttccttaaaGGAGTAAAAGAAAATGGCTTCCATCTTCATGTTTccattaaataattgttttttgaaaaaaaaattgtattaatagCACAAAAGTATTTGGAGTAACTACTGAAGCTACTGTcttctttcataaatattaataaaaatatgatagaaatataagtaaaataaaagatattctcAAGAAATGAAATACCACCATTTTAAAGACCTACAAAGAAATTTAATTGCTTTGAATCTtagactaaatattttttaaagtgaaccaTGTGCTTACTCATAAACTAAAGgaattctaagtaaaaaaaaaaaaaaatcaaatggataatcctattttaaacaattcttttaaCACAGAAAATAATACTCTGATACTATTTTCCTGAAGGTAACAAGACCTTCATCCTTGTTCTGCCAAGCTAATAGTCTTCATAGAActtatgataaattttaattatgaatgcTCATGAGATATCTGAAGATACTAGGAGCTAAAATATGAATATACAAAGTCGTAGAAGTTACTGAAACAAATATACTGGTCCAGTACCAATAAAGTGGCTCAGtgctaaaaaattcttttttttaaaaaagatttttaaaaatttatttgacacagaaaaagagagagatagagtgcaagcatgagcaggaggaggggcagaaggagagaaagaaaattctcaagcagacttcccactgagcacaaagctccatgcagggcttgatctcagaaccccttatgaatcagatgcttaaccttaccccactaagccacccaggtggctcagtactGAAAAATTCTTATGCTAAACTAGGTTTGAGAgctcttataaatatatttttaaaaatatgtttttatattcactataaaacatgataaagaaacaaatcactttctgattccattcctaatttctcattttaaaattatctctaacAGGACCAATTTCTGATTGATATATAATAGAAGTGAAATTCTCACGGTTATCCCAAAGGTGTTTGCAGAAGTTAATTAGTACATATTCCAAGTTCATATAAAGGAAATGTCATTTGGGGAGGAATTATTGCACTTGCCTTTCACTACATGAATCCATAAacttaatgaagaagaaaagattcaTTGATTATAAAATAACAAGTTTCTATCAATAAAACGTTCAGTGAGAAAATGTtcaatgttcatttaaaaaatacatcaagaGTGTGTCTGgaattgtttggttttgttttctttgatgcTGAGTACTTTGTCATCAATCCCGGcctgaaatagaaaagaacacaCAGTTAAAATGcaggaaggtatttttaaaatgttttacaaatcactgatttttaaaattttacttggtTCATAAGAACAAATTTCAACATCTATAAATTAGACCTAAGAATATAACAATTTTATAGCCAGCTTAGTTAAAACTCAAATTAGCCAtacctttttggttttgttgcagTCTTCTGCACTCTGCCTGAGTTATctttagaggaagaaaaagtcaagaaattCCATAATGAACaacatgaaataattaaaatgctgtATAAAAAGCTAAAGCTGACTGATTAGAGATAATAAAAACTCCTTTAGTACTATATAATTCATATTGAGACACATCAAAAACTAACTTTATTGCataatttctttgtaatttacttatattattagtatttctcttaatttattttttttttaattttaattttgaagttgGTCTTCAGTTGGACTACCAAAAAACAAGTTAGAGAGGCTTTCTGGCTGTGTGATTATAGTTATTTACCACTCCTTGCAAAAGTTCTCTgaaggactttctttttttttttttaaattgaagtatagttgagatataatgctatattagttttaggtgcacaACACAGAGATTCAACAAGTTCATACATTACGCTTATCCTCACCACAAATGGAGGAACCGTCTGTCACCATATAGTGCTATTATAATActgttgactatattccttatgctgtaccatttatccctgtgacttacttattctATAGGAATTTTGCCTTTGGTTAGATTACCCAGCTCCCTCAACCTCTGAGTTCATTCTGTGCTAAATCAAGCCCAGAATAGTCTTCCCAAATTTAAAATCTAATGGCTTCAGGTAATTCTAACCTATGCTAAGGTAACTAACATTTCCCTAAATGGCAGTGTACACAACCTATCCCTTTAACAGTACGTGCTTTAAATTTAACAAcaatctcaattttattttaataaaacagtcTTAGAAAATCACTTTCTTTAAAATGACTGTGAACTCTAgctctgaaacaaataatatattacaggttaattaactaaatttaaataaaattgaaaaaataaaaaaaaaagactgcaaacTCACCAGTACTTTTGGTGTTTTCTCTGGGTTGGTTAGCTAGGTTAACTTTATCCTTTCTCAGTTCCTGGATAATGCCCTTATTTAAGCATACATCCACATGCACATTGAACAGGGTAAGATCTGAAGTCTTTTGTTCTAGGTTACAAACAGGACAAACTAGAGCTTGTAAATAAGGCTGGGAGGATTCTTGCCGACTTAATGACGCAATATCTTCCAATGAAACAGTAGAGGAAGAATTCTGACAACATTTCTCAATATTAAATGGTTTACTTGGAAGACTAGCACATTCCTCTTTGCTGTGCTTATCACTTAAAGCATCTACACTTTCTGCTTTAGCTGGGTTATCTTCAGTCTCTGGTAGCTCTATAAAATTGATTTCTGAATTCCTCTGATGGGTTTCATAATCCTGTTTCTCACTCTGTGAGAAAGAAggatatacattttctttcttgttaactTCTGTAGAGGAAGCATGTGAATGTGAGAACATGTTAGAGGTTCCACTGATTGAAGGTCCATCAAGACATGCATCTACATGTTTATTAAAGGCTTCTAGACTGATGCTTCTTTGCTCTCTAAAGCAAATGGGACAAGTAAATATCTGAGAGTTATTTGAATTCTCTGATGTTTCGAGATTCTCGTTCATCTTCTTCTTTAAAACTTGAAATGAATGTGATGTCTGTAAACTTTGCTTATCCACAGCTTCACATTTAAATGTGTCTTGGTGGCTCCATTTCCTTTCTGATCGCTTTTTATCAAAGAAACTCTTCTTATGAgacatttctaaagattttagAAACTGATCTTTGTCAGTATTCTCTAGTATACACCTAGGGGCTGACTGAGATTGGTTTCCAGCCTGTAAGAAGCCAATGATGCTCCTTTGTTGGTGTCTCTTGTCTTCTTCattgggaaaactagataatCGTACACCTAAAAAATCAACCACAATTAATTTTGTAACAAAGCCAATTCACTTAtaatccataaaaatattttgcataatacTGTTATGACATATATACAAAAGTATGTTTAGCGAAAAATAAGCAATACTGCGTATTTTCTGAATTAAAGTAtgctttttcaaaataagtaCTTTGCATGAAACTTACTCTCCTTTATCAAACTGGATATCACTAAATAGTATCTGTTGGGAGTTGGCATGATTATATGTCTTTCAACTAATATCTGACATAAGATACCATTAAATACCAACTAATTGGAGTCAACTTCACACACTCTAGCTCTTTTTTCCCAGTAGGCTTtgttttttagagcaattttaggtttacagcaaaagtGAGCAAAAAAGTACAGAGGTCCTACATATCCTCTGCCCACACCATGCAAAGCCTCCTCCAATCAACATCCTGCACCAGAGGGGTATGTTTGTTACAAACGATGAATCTGTGTTGACACAACATTAacactcaaagtccatagtttacattagggttatTCATGGTGTTGTACATCCTATGGACTTTGACATGTGCTTAATGATATGTAGCCACCATTATAGCATCATACAGAATAGCTTCACAGttctaaaaattctctgtgctaCACCTATTCATCCCTTCTCCATCCCCTATCTTTGACATCCACTCATCTTTTCACTATCTccacagttttgtcttttccagaatgtcatagggTTTGAACCACACAGTATTTAACctttcaaattggcttctttcacttaataacatacatttaaggttcctccatgtgttttcatggcttgatagcttatttcttttacaCACTGAAAGATATTCCATTTTCTGTCCCAATTTCCATTCACCTactactgaaggacattttggttgtttcccaattttggcagttatgaatgaAGCTATTATAAACATCTGCTATTTAGCTCTTTTAATCAACATACTTTATTCAACCAATTACAAGCGTGTGCTATGTTTCATATATGGAAGTATAGCTAATGATTCAGTCTTAGCAGTAAAGTTGGCATCTGGAATGCTTATCCATGTACATCCTCTCACCCAGTTCACTTTAGGAAGTTGGTTTGTTTATCTGTTTCCATTGTGGCTGTAGGTATGGTTTTGTATTGTGACAATCCCATGTCtgtaattctgaaatttaaaaagctctGAAAATCATAAGCAATATATATAAGATGACTGAATTGATATGAGGCTATTTAGAGTCTTTCCAACTTAGTGTGAATATTCTCTTGTTTTGCTACAAAAGTATTAgtgtgagggacgcctgggtggctcagtggttgagcgtctacattcagctcagggtgtgatcccaggatctgggataaagtcccatattgggctccctgcatggagcctgcttctccctctgcctggttctctgcctctctctctctgtctctctgtgtctctcatgaataaataaataaaaatcttaaaaaaaaaaaaaaagaaaatctgaaaagttttaaattttgaaacataCGTGGTCCCAAGAATTTCAGTAAGTGGCAAGGAAAAGAATAACTGCAGTTGGTTCTTATGGGAATTAAATTAATGAGCATGGTTTCACATACATCAGGTtctaagaattaagaaaaatggaagtaTAGGTACAACCTCCTaaatatgtttaagaaataaaatgaaggacaGAATACTTCCCAAGTTGATTTCTTTGGGAAAGTCTagcagatttaagaaaaaaaaccaagaaaagtcATACCCATAAGTCTTAATCTCAAGGGATGTGGAAAATCAGCATCAATTTCTGTTCTTAGCAACTCTTTAGCAAtagcaaatatttcttctgtagTAGAAACAACAGATGAAACTGTAGATGCACGAGTTTTTACCTCAAAATTTACATTCTTCAGTTTAATGGTAACAGTTCTACCCTGTAACAAACAGAATACGTAATATACAGTTTTCTAACTTctagaaaatagttattttgtagtttagaaaaaaatcagaaagatatcttatatacatatactatagaAGTATAatcaattatttataaaacatggtAATGAAATCTATCCAAAAGAATTGAGAtatataagtaatttattttaaaaattccattttagcCAATAATTATTACTCCCCTACTCAAATGAGTTTTTATAAaagaagtttttatataaatggcaACATGaagtgatcatttttctttttactaagtCTCTTTTAGAATTCAGTAcctaaaaagagagggaaaaaaagcttcTTAAAGAGGTCTCCATTGAAAGGGTCTTGCAGATAGCTCACGCTTACTGTGTGCCAACTATATGCCAAATACTATGCTAACCCACTTACATGTAAGAACTCCCTTTACAGTTACTGTTTAATGGATACAGAATTTAAGTTCGGAATAATGAAAAAGCTCTGGAGATtcacagtggtgatggttgcaccatATGCACATAATTGTaacttaaaagtggttaaaataaaaaatattttactacctTCTGGAAGTTCTGAGAGTGGGCTGACCTACTGACTCACTTCCAAAGAACAGAATATGGAAAGATAAAAATAGTGACTTCACAGTTCAGAAGCCTAGGAAACACCAACTTAGGTGACAAAGGTTAGTATCATTTGTGATAACTTGTAGTTACCATACACCTTGATAGAATGTAATGAGGACACTTCACCTCTggtattttttctaaaaatcctTAACCCTGgtctaatcataagaaaaacatcagCCAAACCTAGATGGAAAGACACCCTGCAGGATACCTGGTTAATACTCCTTAAGACATCAAgatcatgaaaaacaaggaaatactGACAAACTGTTAAAGATTAAAGGGGAttaggagacatgacaactaaatgcaatgtggttCCCTGGACTGAACCCTGCAACAGAAAGAGGGCATTAATGGAAAAACAGGTAAAATCCAAATAACATCTGGAGTTTAGTCATAGCAATATGCTAAAGTCAATTTCTGAGCTTTGACAAATGTACTATGACAATATAGCTAAAATAGTGTGTTAATAATGAGTGAAACTGGGTATATCAGAACTCTCTATATTATCTTTACTACATTCTGTAAATCttaaatgattctaaaattacaggtttattaaaatttttttttaaatcaactcttTCTACGTAAGGTATAAGAGAGAAGAGTTATAAGAAATGTATGCAGAagggaggtagaaaaaaaaagaaatatatagatgTTCCATTCTTTGTAATAACCTTTactggtttttttatttttttgtaataactTTTGAATACCTTTGTATCACACTTTGTAGTAACTCCACCTATGGTTTcagaatttggaaaaatattaaatatggacTGTTTTGAGTAAagattataaaacagaaatttaaagcCTTCCAGGTTTTGTTCTGAATGTGTTAAACAACATGAAACTAGGCCCTGAAACCAAGCGCCTATTCTAGAAAGTCATTGTCCACCAGAGAAAAACATTAAAGTATGGTAGGAAAGAAAtttataataagcaaataaagttCTAGAGACATCCTTAACTTTGTCTTATTCTCTAATATCAGTATAACTGATTTTGAACTTATTCAAATGTACTCCTGAAGTAGTAATAACTCTGGAGTTAGTCTGGAGCCAGCCCACCCTTGTACATTGCTTCTTCACTGAATGATCTTATCATAGGCCTCAATTATGGGTCAGAATTGAATTTGTCTCTACTGAGGATGGGAATATTCCTTTCTAATGTTTCTCAGTTTGTACTCAAATGCAAAACCTAACTCTTCCTTTATGGTCGCATTTtactatcaaaaattaaaaaaatctaaaaataccaCATTAAAATAAAGTACCTTTAGTCCTTCTTTCTGCAGATCTTGAGCAAGTTCACTGCAAAGTTCCTGGCACAAGTTATACTGTTCTTCTGCTTTACTTATCTCACTGAATGTCCTAGAAAGACAAGAATGATTTTGGTGCATAGAGTAAACTGTAATTTAGGAATGATATAGTTTGTTTAAACAGCCTAGCATCAAGTTATATTTTCTgtagtacaaaataaaattttcagatgAACTAAGATATGATTAAAAACATCTAAAAATCTACCTAAATAATTGAAGACCATTTATAGTCTAATTAGCAAAGgtatatttgctttatctataatatttttttaagttaattaaagtCTGATATACCACATCACtaagaggaaggataaaaaacatatgatcatctcatataaagagataaaaaatcaataagagaaaagataaaaatatatgatcatctcaatagatgcagaaaaagcatttcacgAAGTATAACATCCAATCACGATTCAAACTCCccacaaagtaggtttagaggaaacatttcTCAATATAAGAAAGGCCTtatacgaaaaacccacagctacatcatactcaatggggaaaaagtgaGAGCCTTTTCCTTAAGGTCagtaacaagacaaggatgtccactctcaccactttattcaacatagtactggaagtcctagtcacagtAATTAGAcaacataaaagaaattaaaggcacccatattggtaaggaagaagtaaaactttcactatatgCAAATAACACCATAccatatacagaaaacccaagattccaccaaaaaactactagaactgatgaatgaattcagtaagattacaggatacaaaaatcaatgtacagaaacccattgaatttctatacactaattttccaacagaaagagaaattaagaaaacaatcccatttgtaattaaaacaaaaataataaaatccctaggaataaacctaaccaaagaggtgaaagacctgtattctaaAAACTACACAgcatttgtaaaagattttaagatgacgcaaacaaatggaaagacattccattctCATGGGCAGGAAGAACAATTTTtgataaaatgtctatactacccaaagcaatctacagattaaatgcaatctctatcaaaataccaatagcactcttaactatagggaacaaactgagggctgctggagagaAGGTAGGTGGGGACTGGGTAACTGAATGATGGACATTTcgaagggcacttgatgtaatgagcactgagtattacacgcaactgatgaatcactaaataatactcctgaaattaataatacactatatgttaactaacttgaatttacataaaatccaaaaaaaatactaaaagcatttttcacagaactattACAAACAAACCTAAAGTTTgtaatggaaccacaaaaggccccaaatagccagagcaatctacaaaaagaaaagcaaagctggaggtatcccaattccagatttcaagttacactacagagctatagtaatcaaaacagtatggtagtggcacaaaaataaatacaagatcaATGCAAGAGAGGataaagcccagaaataaacccacaattatatggtcaattaatcttcaacaacaGAGGgaagaatacacaatgggaaaaagtctcttcaacaaatggtgttgggaaaactggacagctacatgtgaaagaatgaaaatggaccatcttgttataccatacacaaaaataaactcaaaatgggttaaggaCCTAATATGAGACCTGaagtcataaaaatcctagaaaagagcacaggcagtaatttctctgacattggtcataacatctttctagatatgtctcccaaggcaagggaaacaaaagcaaaaataaactatttgggactacatcaaaataaaaagcttctgcacagcaaaggaaacaaccaacataACCAAAACACatcctgcagaatgggagaagatatttgcaaataacatgtcTGAAAAAGAGTGagtgttcaaaatatataaagaatgagaCAACTCGATACAAAATAccaaataatcccattaaaaaatgagcagaagacatagaCCTTTCTtcgaagaagacatacagataaccaagacatatgaaaagatgctcaacatcactcagcagggaaatgtaaatcaaaactaagatgagatatcacctcacacctatcacaatggctaaaatcaaagactcagaaacaacaagtgttggcaaggatgtggagaaaaaaggaccCTTTTGTACTGCTGgggagaatgcaaactggtgcagccactctgggaaacagtatggaggctcctcaaaaaattaaaaatagaaatgccctaTGAtacagtaatcacactactgagtatttacccaaagaacttGAAAAGGGgtatatgcaccctgatgtttattgcaatagccaaactatggaaacagcccaagtgttcattgattGATGAATCGATAAGGCAGTTATggtatgtaaatacatataacattattcagccatttaaaaaaaatgaaatcttgccatttacaaagaCATGGagggatctagagagtataatgctaagcaaaagtcagagaaaggcagatactgtatgatttcactcatatgtggaatttaagaaacaaaggggaaaaaaaagagaaaaatgaaaaaagagacttttagttatagagaacaaacagatgggttaccagaggggagatgggtaggggaatgggtgaaataggtgatgctGATTTAGAG
It encodes the following:
- the POLK gene encoding DNA polymerase kappa isoform X7, which produces MDSTKEKNGNYKDDLLLRMGLNDNKAGMEGLDKDKINKIIMEATKGSRFYGNELKKEKQVNQRIENMMQQKAQITSQQLRKAQLQVDRYAMELEQSRDLNNTIVHIDMDAFYAAVEMRDNPELKDKPIAVGSMSMLVKEILADYDPNFLAMSLDEAYLNITKHLQERQNWPEDKRKYFIKTGNPLENGIAPNTMLAKVCSDKNKPNGQYQVLPNRQAVMDFIKDLPIRKVSGIGKVTEKMLKALGIITCTELYQQRALLSLLFSETSWHHFLHISLGLGSTHLARDGERKSMSVERTFSEISKAEEQYNLCQELCSELAQDLQKEGLKGRTVTIKLKNVNFEVKTRASTVSSVVSTTEEIFAIAKELLRTEIDADFPHPLRLRLMGVRLSSFPNEEDKRHQQRSIIGFLQAGNQSQSAPRCILENTDKDQFLKSLEMSHKKSFFDKKRSERKWSHQDTFKCEAVDKQSLQTSHSFQVLKKKMNENLETSENSNNSQIFTCPICFREQRSISLEAFNKHVDACLDGPSISGTSNMFSHSHASSTEVNKKENVYPSFSQSEKQDYETHQRNSEINFIELPETEDNPAKAESVDALSDKHSKEECASLPSKPFNIEKCCQNSSSTVSLEDIASLSRQESSQPYLQALVCPVCNLEQKTSDLTLFNVHVDVCLNKGIIQELRKDKVNLANQPRENTKSTDNSGRVQKTATKPKRPGLMTKYSASKKTKPNNSRHTLDVFFK
- the POLK gene encoding DNA polymerase kappa isoform X5, whose amino-acid sequence is MDSTKEKNGNYKDDLLLRMGLNDNKAGMEGLDKDKINKIIMEATKGSRFYGNELKKEKQVNQRIENMMQQKAQITSQQLRKAQLQVDRYAMELEQSRDLNNTIVHIDMDAFYAAVEMRDNPELKDKPIAVGSMSMLSTSNYYARRFGVRAAMPGFIAKRLCPQLIIVPPNFDKYRAVSTEVKEILADYDPNFLAMSLDEAYLNITKHLQERQNWPEDKRKYFIKTGNPLENGIAPNTMLAKVCSDKNKPNGQYQVLPNRQAVMDFIKDLPIRKVSGIGKVTEKMLKALGIITCTELYQQRALLSLLFSETSWHHFLHISLGLGSTHLARDGERKSMSVERTFSEISKAEEQYNLCQELCSELAQDLQKEGLKGRTVTIKLKNVNFEVKTRASTVSSVVSTTEEIFAIAKELLRTEIDADFPHPLRLRLMGVRLSSFPNEEDKRHQQRSIIGFLQAGNQSQSAPRCILENTDKDQFLKSLEMSHKKSFFDKKRSERKWSHQDTFKCEAVDKQSLQTSHSFQVLKKKMNENLETSENSNNSQIFTCPICFREQRSISLEAFNKHVDACLDGPSISGTSNMFSHSHASSTEVNKKENVYPSFSQSEKQDYETHQRNSEINFIELPETEDNPAKAESVDALSDKHSKEECASLPSKPFNIEKCCQNSSSTVSLEDIASLSRQESSQPYLQALVCPVCNLEQKTSDLTLFNVHVDVCLNKGIIQELRKDKVNLANQPRENTKSTDNSGRVQKTATKPKRPGLMTKYSASKKTKPNNSRHTLDVFFK
- the POLK gene encoding DNA polymerase kappa isoform X1, which gives rise to MDSTKEKNGNYKDDLLLRMGLNDNKAGMEGLDKDKINKIIMEATKGSRFYGNELKKEKQVNQRIENMMQQKAQITSQQLRKAQLQVDRYAMELEQSRDLNNTIVHIDMDAFYAAVEMRDNPELKDKPIAVGSMSMLSTSNYYARRFGVRAAMPGFIAKRLCPQLIIVPPNFDKYRAVSTEVKEILADYDPNFLAMSLDEAYLNITKHLQERQNWPEDKRKYFIKTGNPLENDKPRKEVNKLREHERSISPLLFDDSPPDMQSQGNPLQGNSDEEDNPQTLQNSIVFGTSAEEVVKEIRFRIEQKTTLTASAGIAPNTMLAKVCSDKNKPNGQYQVLPNRQAVMDFIKDLPIRKVSGIGKVTEKMLKALGIITCTELYQQRALLSLLFSETSWHHFLHISLGLGSTHLARDGERKSMSVERTFSEISKAEEQYNLCQELCSELAQDLQKEGLKGRTVTIKLKNVNFEVKTRASTVSSVVSTTEEIFAIAKELLRTEIDADFPHPLRLRLMGVRLSSFPNEEDKRHQQRSIIGFLQAGNQSQSAPRCILENTDKDQFLKSLEMSHKKSFFDKKRSERKWSHQDTFKCEAVDKQSLQTSHSFQVLKKKMNENLETSENSNNSQIFTCPICFREQRSISLEAFNKHVDACLDGPSISGTSNMFSHSHASSTEVNKKENVYPSFSQSEKQDYETHQRNSEINFIELPETEDNPAKAESVDALSDKHSKEECASLPSKPFNIEKCCQNSSSTVSLEDIASLSRQESSQPYLQALVCPVCNLEQKTSDLTLFNVHVDVCLNKGIIQELRKDKVNLANQPRENTKSTDNSGRVQKTATKPKRPGLMTKYSASKKTKPNNSRHTLDVFFK